A genomic stretch from Caulobacter sp. FWC2 includes:
- a CDS encoding amidohydrolase: protein MKLLAATAIAAFLATAAYAAPLNVPATLKTIDAQLNRDYPSLDALYKDIHAHPELGFQEVETAKKLAAQMRALGFTVTEGVGKTGLVAVFKNGEGPKILVRTELDGLPMQEKTGLPYASQGTATYRDEKTFVAHSCGHDIHMAAWVGTAKQLVALKAKWKGTLVFIAQPSEETTGGARAMLADGLFDKIGGKPDYGFALHVGNGPAGEVAWKAGVLTSTSDGLDITFNGRGGHGSMPATTIDPVLMAARFTVDVQSVISREKDPSAFGVVTVGSIQAGSAGNIIPDKARIRGTVRTQDNAVRERILDGVQRTVKAVTDMAGAPPADVKITPGGKMVVNDQALTDRTAVVFKAAFGKNAVVQDRPGSASEDYSEFVIAGVPSVYFGIGGYDPAEVAKAKAEGRQLPSNHSPFFAPTPEPTIRTGVEAMTLAVLNVAGK from the coding sequence ATGAAACTCCTCGCTGCCACGGCGATCGCCGCGTTCCTGGCCACCGCCGCCTACGCCGCGCCCCTCAATGTTCCCGCGACGTTGAAGACCATCGACGCCCAGCTGAACCGCGACTACCCGTCGCTGGACGCGCTATACAAGGACATCCACGCCCATCCGGAGCTGGGCTTCCAGGAGGTCGAGACGGCCAAGAAGCTCGCCGCCCAGATGCGGGCGCTCGGCTTCACCGTCACCGAGGGCGTCGGCAAGACCGGGCTCGTGGCGGTGTTCAAGAACGGCGAGGGTCCCAAGATCCTGGTCCGCACCGAGCTGGACGGCCTGCCGATGCAGGAGAAGACGGGCTTGCCCTATGCCAGCCAGGGCACCGCGACCTATCGCGACGAGAAGACCTTCGTCGCCCACTCGTGCGGCCACGACATCCACATGGCCGCCTGGGTCGGCACGGCCAAGCAGTTGGTCGCCCTGAAGGCCAAGTGGAAGGGCACGCTGGTGTTCATCGCCCAGCCCTCGGAAGAGACCACCGGCGGCGCGCGGGCCATGCTGGCCGACGGCCTGTTCGACAAGATCGGCGGCAAGCCGGACTACGGTTTCGCCCTGCACGTCGGCAACGGTCCGGCCGGCGAGGTCGCCTGGAAGGCCGGGGTGCTGACCTCGACCTCGGACGGGCTGGACATCACCTTCAACGGTCGAGGCGGCCACGGCTCGATGCCGGCCACGACGATCGATCCGGTGCTGATGGCCGCCCGCTTCACCGTCGATGTCCAGAGCGTGATCAGCCGCGAGAAGGACCCTTCGGCCTTCGGCGTGGTCACGGTGGGCTCGATCCAGGCGGGCAGCGCCGGCAACATCATCCCCGACAAGGCCCGCATCCGCGGCACCGTCCGCACCCAGGACAACGCGGTGCGCGAGCGGATCCTGGACGGCGTCCAGCGCACGGTGAAGGCCGTGACCGACATGGCCGGCGCACCGCCCGCCGACGTCAAGATCACGCCGGGCGGCAAGATGGTGGTCAATGATCAGGCCCTGACCGACCGCACGGCGGTGGTGTTCAAGGCCGCTTTCGGCAAGAACGCCGTGGTCCAGGACAGGCCGGGCTCGGCGTCCGAGGACTATTCGGAATTCGTGATCGCCGGCGTGCCGTCGGTCTATTTCGGCATCGGCGGCTACGACCCGGCCGAGGTCGCCAAGGCCAAGGCCGAGGGCCGTCAGCTGCCGTCCAACCACTCGCCGTTCTTCGCCCCCACGCCCGAGCCGACCATCCGCACGGGCGTCGAGGCCATGACCCTGGCCGTGCTCAACGTCGCGGGGAAGTAG
- the manD gene encoding D-mannonate dehydratase ManD — protein sequence MPKIIAAKTIVTCPGRNFVTLKIITDEGVYGIGDATLNGRELAVEAYLTQHVIPCLIGRDAHQIEDIWQFLYRGAYWRRGPVTMAAIAAVDTALWDIKGKIAGLPVYQLLGGACRTGVMVYGHANGETIEETLDNAAHYAEQGYKAIRLQTGVPGMSGTYGVSKDKMFYEPADSDLPKETIWSTERYMRSTPALFEAARARLGDDLHLLHDVHHRLTPIEAGRLGKDLEPYRLFWMEDATPAENQASFRLIRQHTTTPLAVGEIFNSVWDCKQLIEEQLIDYIRATVVHAGGISHLKKLASFADLHHVRTGCHGATDLSPVCMGAALHFDLSIPNFGVQEYMRHTPETDAVFPHAYTFSDGMLHPGDAPGLGVDIDEDLAAKYPYQRAYLPIARRLDGSMHDW from the coding sequence ATGCCCAAAATCATCGCCGCCAAGACCATCGTCACCTGCCCGGGGCGCAACTTCGTCACCCTGAAGATCATCACCGACGAAGGCGTCTACGGCATCGGCGACGCCACGCTGAACGGTCGCGAGCTGGCCGTCGAGGCCTATCTCACCCAGCACGTCATCCCCTGCCTGATCGGCCGCGACGCCCACCAGATCGAGGACATCTGGCAGTTCCTGTATCGCGGGGCCTATTGGCGTCGAGGCCCGGTGACCATGGCCGCCATCGCCGCCGTCGACACGGCGCTGTGGGACATCAAGGGCAAGATCGCCGGCCTGCCCGTGTATCAACTCCTGGGCGGCGCCTGCCGCACGGGCGTCATGGTCTATGGCCACGCCAATGGCGAGACGATCGAAGAGACCCTCGACAACGCCGCCCACTATGCCGAGCAGGGCTACAAGGCCATCCGGCTGCAAACGGGCGTTCCCGGCATGAGCGGCACCTACGGCGTCTCCAAGGACAAGATGTTCTATGAGCCGGCCGACAGCGACCTGCCCAAGGAGACGATCTGGTCGACCGAGCGCTACATGCGCTCGACCCCGGCCCTGTTCGAAGCCGCCCGCGCCCGCCTGGGCGATGATCTGCACCTGCTGCACGACGTCCATCACCGCCTGACCCCGATCGAGGCCGGCCGCCTGGGCAAGGACCTGGAGCCCTACCGCCTGTTCTGGATGGAGGACGCCACCCCCGCCGAAAACCAGGCCAGCTTCCGCCTGATCCGCCAGCACACCACCACCCCGCTGGCCGTCGGCGAGATCTTCAACTCGGTCTGGGACTGCAAGCAGCTGATCGAGGAGCAGCTGATCGACTATATCCGCGCCACGGTCGTCCATGCCGGCGGCATCAGCCACCTGAAGAAGCTGGCCAGTTTCGCCGACCTGCACCACGTGCGGACCGGCTGCCACGGGGCCACCGACCTGTCGCCGGTCTGCATGGGCGCAGCCCTGCACTTCGACCTGTCGATCCCCAATTTCGGCGTCCAGGAATATATGCGCCACACGCCCGAGACCGACGCGGTGTTCCCCCATGCCTACACCTTCAGCGACGGCATGCTGCACCCGGGC
- a CDS encoding alpha-glucuronidase family glycosyl hydrolase, which produces MRFLALILGLVLIAPAARAEDGYDLWLRYRSLPATLRSEPRVVEPIPPSVQTPTLTVALVELKRGLTGLNPDEPGLDAPTIVLGTPKSSSIIAASNLPLKGVGEEGYVIRTLTDNKTTVIAANSDIGVLYGVFHYLRLIQTGQSVESLDLTSSPKVKLRMLNHWDNLNRTVERGYSGQSIFDWWRLPGHVDARMVDYARANASIGINGTVLNNVNAKADSLTPAYIAKAAALADTFRPYGIKVYLSARFSAPMEIGGLKTADPTDPAVAAFWKAKANEIYKAIPDFGGFLVKANSEGQPGPQDYGRTHVDGANMLADAVGPHGGVVIWRAFVYSHEQPDDRAKQGYSEFKPFDGQFRDNVAIQVKNGAIDFQPREPFHPLFGAMPKSNLGMEFQITKEYLGFSTHLVYLGPLFEETLRSDTMAHGKGSTVAKVVDGSLDNRKLTVMAGVANIGSDRNWSGSQFDQANWYAFGRLAWDPEASAKAIAADWTKMTFGNDPRLVKPVVDMMMGSREAAVDYMTPLGLHHQMGRSHHYGPGPWVAGGPRADWTSVYYAKAGPDGVGFDRTPSGSNATAQYAPAVGGCFADLKCVDEKDLLWFHHLPWDYRLKSGDTLWDGMVKSYGRGVSYVDGMEKTWAGLAPYVDAQRHAEVADYLKIQRNEAQWWRDASVAWFGSFSKKPLPAGEKAPAKSLEYYESLEFPWAPGNGQ; this is translated from the coding sequence ATGCGTTTTCTGGCGCTGATCCTGGGGCTGGTCCTGATCGCCCCCGCCGCCCGGGCGGAGGACGGCTACGACCTTTGGCTCCGCTATCGGTCCTTGCCGGCGACCCTGCGTTCCGAGCCGCGTGTCGTTGAGCCTATACCCCCGTCCGTCCAGACTCCGACCTTGACGGTAGCTCTGGTTGAGCTGAAACGCGGCCTGACTGGTCTGAACCCCGACGAACCGGGCCTGGATGCGCCGACGATTGTTTTAGGCACGCCGAAGAGCTCGTCCATCATCGCCGCGTCAAATCTGCCGCTAAAAGGCGTTGGCGAGGAGGGCTACGTTATCCGTACCCTGACCGACAACAAGACCACGGTCATCGCCGCCAACAGCGACATCGGCGTTCTGTACGGCGTCTTCCACTACCTGCGCCTGATCCAGACGGGACAAAGCGTCGAGAGCCTCGACCTGACCTCAAGCCCCAAGGTCAAGCTGCGAATGCTGAACCATTGGGACAACCTGAACCGCACGGTCGAGCGCGGCTATTCGGGGCAGTCGATCTTCGATTGGTGGCGGCTGCCCGGCCATGTCGATGCCCGCATGGTCGACTACGCCCGCGCCAACGCCTCGATCGGCATCAATGGGACCGTGCTGAACAACGTCAACGCCAAGGCCGACAGCCTGACCCCGGCCTATATCGCCAAGGCCGCCGCGCTTGCCGACACGTTCCGGCCCTATGGGATCAAGGTCTACCTCTCGGCCCGCTTCTCCGCGCCCATGGAGATCGGCGGGCTCAAGACCGCCGACCCGACCGACCCCGCCGTCGCCGCCTTCTGGAAGGCCAAGGCGAATGAGATCTACAAGGCCATTCCCGACTTCGGCGGTTTCCTGGTGAAGGCCAATTCGGAAGGCCAGCCCGGTCCGCAGGACTATGGGCGCACCCATGTCGACGGGGCCAACATGCTGGCCGACGCGGTGGGTCCCCACGGCGGCGTCGTGATCTGGCGGGCCTTCGTCTATTCGCACGAGCAGCCCGACGACCGCGCCAAGCAGGGCTATAGCGAGTTCAAGCCGTTCGACGGTCAGTTCCGCGACAATGTCGCCATCCAGGTCAAGAACGGCGCCATCGACTTCCAGCCGCGCGAGCCGTTCCACCCGCTGTTCGGGGCCATGCCGAAGTCCAACCTGGGCATGGAGTTCCAGATCACCAAGGAATATCTCGGCTTCTCCACCCACCTCGTCTATCTCGGCCCGCTGTTCGAGGAGACCCTGCGCTCGGACACCATGGCCCACGGCAAGGGCTCGACCGTGGCCAAGGTGGTCGACGGATCGCTCGACAATCGCAAGCTGACGGTGATGGCGGGCGTGGCCAATATCGGCTCCGACCGCAACTGGAGCGGCTCGCAGTTCGACCAGGCCAACTGGTACGCCTTCGGGCGCCTGGCCTGGGATCCGGAGGCCTCGGCCAAGGCCATCGCCGCCGACTGGACGAAGATGACCTTCGGCAATGACCCGCGCCTGGTGAAGCCGGTCGTCGACATGATGATGGGCTCGCGCGAGGCGGCGGTGGACTACATGACCCCGCTCGGTTTGCACCACCAGATGGGGCGCAGCCATCACTATGGCCCGGGTCCCTGGGTGGCCGGCGGCCCGCGCGCCGACTGGACCAGCGTCTACTACGCCAAGGCCGGCCCGGACGGCGTCGGCTTCGACCGCACCCCCTCGGGCAGCAACGCCACGGCCCAGTACGCCCCGGCGGTCGGAGGCTGTTTCGCCGACCTCAAGTGCGTCGACGAGAAGGACCTGCTGTGGTTCCACCACCTGCCCTGGGACTACCGCCTGAAGTCCGGCGACACCCTGTGGGACGGCATGGTCAAGTCCTACGGCCGGGGCGTGTCGTACGTCGACGGCATGGAGAAGACCTGGGCGGGCCTGGCGCCGTACGTGGACGCCCAGCGCCACGCCGAGGTCGCCGACTACCTGAAGATCCAGCGGAACGAGGCCCAATGGTGGCGCGACGCCTCGGTGGCCTGGTTCGGCAGCTTCTCGAAGAAGCCGCTGCCGGCGGGGGAAAAGGCTCCGGCCAAGTCGCTGGAGTACTACGAGAGCCTGGAGTTCCCGTGGGCGCCGGGGAATGGGCAGTAG